One window of Novosphingobium sp. 9U genomic DNA carries:
- the rutA gene encoding pyrimidine utilization protein A — protein MQVGVFVPINNNGWLISENAPQYLPSFDLNKQIAQSAEKHGLDFLLSMIKLRGFGGKTQFWEYGLESFTLMTGLAAVTERIKIYATCPTLIIPPAFAARMCNTIDSISHGRFGLNLITGWQPPEYTQMGLWPGDEHFRNRYQVLDEYARILRELWETGRSDFKGRFYQMDDCRVEPRPEAEMKIICAGSSDAGLAFSAQWADYAFCLGVGVNTPTSFASNNTRLAKFTAETGRAVSVFVLIMIIAAETNEEAMARWQHINAGVDLDAIAWLADQGAKDTVNTDTNVRQLAAPEGAVNINMGTLVGSYESVARMLDEMAEVPNTGGVLLTFDDFVEGVETFGTRIQPLMKSRSAVTSP, from the coding sequence ATGCAAGTCGGCGTTTTCGTTCCCATCAACAACAACGGCTGGCTGATCAGCGAGAACGCGCCGCAGTACCTGCCCAGCTTCGATCTTAACAAGCAGATCGCCCAGAGCGCGGAAAAGCACGGCCTCGATTTCCTGCTCTCGATGATCAAACTGCGCGGGTTCGGCGGCAAGACGCAGTTCTGGGAGTATGGGCTGGAGAGCTTCACGCTGATGACGGGCCTCGCCGCCGTGACCGAGCGGATCAAGATCTACGCCACCTGCCCCACGCTGATCATCCCACCGGCCTTCGCGGCACGGATGTGCAACACGATCGATTCTATCAGCCACGGCCGCTTCGGCCTGAACCTCATCACCGGCTGGCAGCCGCCCGAGTACACGCAAATGGGGCTGTGGCCGGGCGACGAGCACTTCCGCAACCGCTACCAGGTGCTCGACGAATATGCCCGCATCCTGCGCGAGTTGTGGGAGACCGGGCGCAGCGACTTCAAGGGTCGGTTCTATCAGATGGATGACTGCCGGGTCGAACCGCGGCCTGAAGCGGAGATGAAGATCATCTGCGCCGGATCGTCGGACGCCGGGCTCGCGTTCTCGGCGCAGTGGGCGGACTATGCGTTTTGTCTGGGCGTGGGGGTCAACACGCCCACCTCCTTCGCCTCCAACAACACGCGCCTTGCGAAGTTCACGGCGGAGACGGGCCGTGCGGTGTCCGTCTTCGTGCTGATCATGATCATCGCCGCAGAGACCAACGAGGAGGCGATGGCGCGCTGGCAGCACATCAACGCCGGGGTCGACCTCGATGCGATCGCCTGGCTTGCCGACCAGGGCGCCAAGGACACGGTCAACACGGACACCAACGTGCGCCAGCTCGCCGCACCCGAGGGCGCGGTGAACATCAATATGGGCACGCTGGTCGGCAGCTACGAAAGCGTTGCGCGCATGCTGGACGAGATGGCGGAAGTGCCAAACACCGGCGGCGTGCTGCTGACGTTCGACGACTTCGTGGAAGGCGTCGAGACGTTCGGCACCCGCATCCAGCCGCTGATGAAGAGCCGCTCGGCCGTCACGTCACCGTGA
- the rutB gene encoding pyrimidine utilization protein B: MTEPIVDPHPAGDTQTVVLPARPQSVRLDPATTAVIVVDMQNAYASKGGYVDEAGFDVEPAAGVIAQVAKVVDAARAARMPVVFLQNGWDPDYAEAGTPLSPNYHKSNALKTMRARPELSGRFLARGGWDYELVEALTPQPGDIRVHKPRYSAFFNSQLDSVLRARGIRTLVFTGIASNVCVESTLRDGFHLEYFGVLLEDATHHLGPDFTRQATLYNVEMFFGWISTVADFCGAVNQLPQE; this comes from the coding sequence GTGACAGAGCCGATCGTCGATCCTCATCCGGCAGGCGACACGCAGACCGTGGTCCTGCCCGCCCGGCCGCAGTCCGTTCGCCTCGATCCGGCGACGACCGCCGTGATCGTGGTCGACATGCAGAACGCCTATGCCAGCAAGGGCGGCTACGTCGACGAAGCCGGCTTCGATGTCGAACCGGCCGCAGGCGTGATCGCGCAAGTGGCCAAGGTGGTCGACGCAGCGCGCGCGGCACGCATGCCGGTGGTGTTCCTGCAGAACGGGTGGGATCCGGATTATGCCGAGGCCGGCACGCCGCTCTCGCCCAACTATCACAAGTCCAATGCGCTGAAGACGATGCGCGCTCGGCCAGAGCTATCCGGCCGGTTCCTGGCTCGAGGCGGGTGGGACTACGAGCTGGTCGAGGCACTCACGCCGCAGCCCGGCGACATCCGGGTGCACAAGCCGCGCTATTCCGCCTTCTTCAACTCGCAGCTCGACAGCGTGCTGCGCGCGCGCGGCATCCGCACGCTGGTGTTCACCGGCATCGCCAGCAACGTCTGCGTGGAATCGACGCTGCGCGACGGGTTCCACCTCGAATACTTCGGCGTCCTGTTGGAGGATGCGACCCACCATCTGGGTCCGGACTTCACCCGGCAAGCGACGCTCTACAATGTCGAGATGTTCTTCGGCTGGATCAGCACCGTCGCCGATTTCTGCGGCGCGGTGAACCAGCTTCCACAGGAGTAG
- a CDS encoding SDR family NAD(P)-dependent oxidoreductase, protein MGLFDLSGRVALVTGGAMGIGLGICEVLSEAGAKVVILDRDEPGARDQVERGVAADFVLADLADEASIVSAVAQVVERHGAPWVLVNNAGLQHRELLLDGTAAHWQRLHAVNGLAPYLLIREVARAMIAKGEGGRIVNCASCGLEGQIVQGLSAYLASKGGLATLTMTAAFELAEHAITVNTVLPGGVATPGAIGAEGPPPVGPGNRRPPLGMCTPRDIGSAVLYFATPAAHRVTNQVLNVDAGFTVT, encoded by the coding sequence ATGGGTTTGTTCGACTTGAGTGGGCGCGTCGCACTCGTGACTGGCGGCGCCATGGGCATCGGCTTGGGAATCTGCGAAGTCCTGAGCGAAGCAGGCGCCAAGGTTGTCATACTCGACCGCGATGAGCCGGGCGCTCGCGACCAGGTCGAGCGCGGCGTGGCGGCTGACTTCGTGCTGGCCGATCTGGCGGACGAAGCCTCGATCGTTTCCGCGGTGGCCCAAGTTGTCGAGCGCCACGGCGCGCCCTGGGTGCTGGTCAACAACGCCGGGCTTCAGCATCGCGAACTGCTGCTGGACGGGACCGCGGCGCACTGGCAGCGCCTCCACGCGGTGAACGGCCTCGCGCCCTACTTGCTGATCCGCGAAGTCGCGCGCGCGATGATCGCCAAGGGTGAGGGCGGACGCATCGTCAATTGCGCCTCGTGCGGGCTAGAGGGCCAGATCGTGCAAGGCCTCTCGGCCTATCTCGCCTCGAAGGGCGGGCTCGCCACGTTGACGATGACGGCCGCGTTCGAGCTGGCCGAGCATGCGATCACCGTCAATACCGTGCTGCCCGGCGGCGTCGCCACGCCCGGCGCGATCGGCGCAGAGGGGCCGCCACCGGTCGGACCCGGCAATCGCCGCCCGCCGCTCGGCATGTGCACCCCGCGCGACATCGGTTCGGCCGTGCTCTACTTCGCGACGCCTGCCGCGCACCGGGTGACCAACCAAGTGCTGAACGTGGATGCCGGCTTCACGGTGACGTGA
- the rutC gene encoding pyrimidine utilization protein C yields the protein MPFEPINPPAFPPPIAPYSAGAKAGNVLYVSGMLALGEGGSVLHIGDPAAQTRHVLEAIRTTVEAAGGTMADIAMNHIFLKSMADYAAFNGVYAEYFPGDKPARYCIKCDLVKPECLVEIASVAHLA from the coding sequence TTGCCCTTCGAGCCGATCAACCCGCCCGCATTCCCCCCGCCAATCGCGCCCTACTCCGCCGGAGCGAAGGCGGGCAACGTGCTCTACGTATCGGGCATGCTGGCTTTGGGCGAAGGCGGCAGCGTGCTCCACATCGGCGATCCGGCGGCACAGACGCGCCACGTCCTCGAAGCGATCAGGACGACGGTGGAGGCCGCCGGCGGCACCATGGCCGACATCGCGATGAACCACATCTTCCTGAAGAGCATGGCCGATTACGCCGCGTTTAACGGGGTCTATGCTGAGTACTTCCCCGGCGACAAGCCGGCGCGCTACTGCATCAAGTGCGATCTGGTGAAGCCCGAGTGCCTGGTCGAGATCGCCAGCGTGGCGCACCTTGCCTGA
- the egtB gene encoding ergothioneine biosynthesis protein EgtB encodes MEAATTLSGAAWGASQAERFRATRLLSEALVAPLSDADATVQSMPDASPAKWHLAHTTWFFETFLLRDHLPGYTRFDERWPFLFNSYYEAEGARHARAARGLLSRPSLDEVLAWRAHVDAALAPLLTRPELAPLIELGIQHEQQHQELLLTDIKHALWSNPLGPAYAPARGATQRSPSPSGWYEHPGGIARIGHGGEGFAFDNEGPSHRVLIEPFALADRLVTQRDWDAFIADGGYRTAAPWLSDGWAWVQREGIDAPLYWRQGESFMLEGWRVRDPDAPVTHISYYEADAFASWAGLRLPTEFEWEAIGQAHDARSGNQFDQGGAVSPAGGSTLFGDVWQWTRSAYLPYPRFRPAAGAVGEYNGKFMSGQFVLRGASCATPRGHSRASYRNFFYPHQRWQFTGLRLAKDL; translated from the coding sequence ATGGAGGCTGCGACCACTCTGAGCGGAGCGGCCTGGGGAGCATCTCAGGCAGAACGTTTTCGAGCCACTCGGCTCTTGAGCGAGGCTTTGGTCGCGCCGCTGAGCGATGCCGACGCCACCGTTCAGTCGATGCCCGACGCCTCGCCGGCGAAGTGGCACCTGGCGCACACGACGTGGTTCTTCGAGACCTTCCTGCTGCGCGATCACCTGCCGGGCTACACGCGCTTCGACGAGCGCTGGCCCTTCCTGTTCAACTCCTACTACGAAGCGGAAGGCGCTCGCCATGCCCGCGCCGCGCGTGGCCTGCTCTCGCGGCCGAGCCTCGACGAGGTGCTGGCTTGGCGCGCGCATGTCGACGCCGCGCTCGCGCCGTTGCTGACGCGTCCGGAACTGGCGCCACTGATCGAACTGGGCATCCAGCACGAGCAGCAGCATCAGGAACTCCTGCTCACCGACATCAAGCATGCGCTGTGGAGCAATCCGCTCGGCCCCGCATACGCTCCCGCAAGAGGAGCGACGCAGCGCAGCCCGTCGCCCAGCGGCTGGTACGAGCACCCGGGCGGCATCGCCCGCATCGGACATGGCGGCGAGGGGTTCGCCTTCGATAACGAGGGCCCGTCGCACAGGGTGCTGATCGAGCCTTTCGCATTGGCCGACCGCCTCGTCACCCAGCGCGACTGGGATGCCTTCATCGCCGACGGTGGCTATCGCACGGCTGCCCCGTGGCTTTCCGACGGCTGGGCTTGGGTGCAGCGCGAGGGCATCGACGCGCCGCTCTATTGGCGACAGGGCGAAAGCTTTATGCTCGAGGGTTGGCGGGTGCGCGATCCGGATGCGCCGGTCACGCACATCTCGTATTACGAGGCCGATGCCTTCGCGTCCTGGGCCGGGCTGCGCTTGCCCACGGAGTTCGAGTGGGAAGCAATCGGGCAGGCCCACGATGCGCGATCGGGCAACCAGTTCGATCAGGGTGGAGCCGTCAGCCCTGCCGGCGGGTCTACCCTGTTCGGAGACGTGTGGCAGTGGACGCGTTCCGCCTACCTGCCCTACCCGCGCTTCCGTCCGGCCGCAGGCGCGGTGGGCGAGTACAACGGCAAGTTCATGAGCGGCCAGTTCGTGCTGCGCGGCGCCAGTTGCGCCACGCCCCGCGGTCACTCCCGCGCCAGCTATCGCAACTTCTTCTACCCTCATCAGCGCTGGCAGTTCACCGGTCTGCGCCTCGCCAAGGATCTCTGA
- the egtD gene encoding L-histidine N(alpha)-methyltransferase — MATTALIREDDRASDTLHIQFREDVLTGLSQSRKAIPARWFYDHRGSELFEAITVLPEYYPTRTEVGILSERCAEIASTVGPGRVVVEFGAGSATKTPLLLDCIAPSGYVPIDISGDFLRESCAPLAARYPGLPIHPVEADFSEPAQLPAALSSQPRLGFFPGSTIGNMEPAAAVDLLRTMRATLGSGSQLLIGMDRIKDETVLAAAYDDAQGVTAEFNLNLAHRINRELGGTIPVEALLHRAVWNDARARIEMHLEARRDIAFEVAGRSFSLSRGETIHTENSHKYEGRSAATLLLAGGWEPSHTWMDAQGRFMVILAQAIGNEQTA; from the coding sequence ATGGCCACGACAGCGCTGATCCGGGAGGACGACCGTGCCTCCGACACGCTCCACATCCAGTTTCGCGAAGACGTACTGACCGGCCTGTCGCAATCGCGCAAGGCGATCCCGGCCCGCTGGTTCTACGACCACCGCGGCAGCGAACTGTTCGAAGCGATCACCGTCCTGCCCGAGTACTACCCGACGCGCACCGAAGTCGGCATCCTGTCGGAGCGCTGCGCGGAGATCGCCTCGACCGTGGGGCCCGGCAGGGTCGTGGTCGAGTTCGGCGCGGGCAGCGCCACCAAGACCCCACTGCTGCTCGATTGCATCGCCCCTTCCGGCTACGTGCCGATCGACATCTCGGGCGACTTCCTGCGGGAAAGCTGCGCGCCGCTGGCCGCGCGCTATCCGGGCTTGCCGATCCATCCGGTCGAAGCGGACTTCAGCGAACCCGCGCAGTTGCCCGCGGCTTTGTCCTCGCAGCCGCGCCTGGGGTTCTTCCCAGGCTCCACCATCGGCAACATGGAGCCTGCGGCCGCCGTCGACCTGCTGCGAACCATGCGCGCGACACTGGGCAGCGGCAGCCAGTTGCTGATCGGCATGGACCGGATCAAGGACGAGACGGTGCTCGCCGCGGCGTACGACGATGCGCAGGGCGTGACGGCCGAGTTCAACCTCAACCTGGCCCACCGCATCAATCGTGAGCTTGGTGGCACGATCCCGGTGGAGGCGCTGCTTCACCGCGCCGTGTGGAACGATGCACGTGCCCGCATCGAAATGCACCTGGAGGCCCGGCGCGATATCGCGTTCGAGGTTGCCGGGCGCAGCTTCTCCCTCTCCCGCGGCGAGACGATCCACACGGAGAACAGCCACAAGTACGAAGGCCGCAGTGCCGCCACGCTGCTGCTCGCCGGGGGCTGGGAGCCGAGCCATACCTGGATGGACGCCCAAGGGCGCTTCATGGTGATCCTCGCCCAGGCGATCGGTAACGAGCAGACGGCCTGA
- the rutD gene encoding pyrimidine utilization protein D, with protein MPEAAGLFYETHGDPANPPLILSSGLGGSAGYWAPNVAALATRFHVIAYDHRGTGRSDRALPDASIGAMASDVLALLDALGIERADVIGHALGGHVALELARTAPERAGRLVVINGWSSLDPQTARCFDVRLTLLRSAGARAYLQAQPLFLFPATWLSDHDAQLCAELETHLAHWPGDATIEARITAVAAFDASAWLHEIGSPVLFVCAVDDLLVPWTCSARMVERLGASAELVRFAHGGHACNVTEAERFNEAVLGFLTT; from the coding sequence TTGCCTGAGGCCGCGGGGCTCTTCTACGAAACCCACGGCGATCCCGCGAACCCGCCGCTGATCCTCTCGAGCGGGTTGGGTGGATCGGCCGGATACTGGGCGCCGAACGTTGCGGCGCTAGCGACACGCTTCCACGTCATCGCCTACGATCACCGCGGCACCGGCCGGAGCGACCGCGCGCTGCCTGACGCCAGCATCGGTGCCATGGCGAGCGACGTGCTGGCTTTGTTGGACGCGCTGGGGATCGAGCGGGCCGATGTGATCGGCCATGCGCTCGGCGGCCATGTCGCGCTCGAACTGGCTCGGACAGCGCCCGAGCGCGCGGGGCGCCTGGTCGTGATCAACGGCTGGTCCAGTCTCGATCCGCAGACAGCACGCTGCTTCGACGTGCGTCTGACTTTGCTTCGCAGCGCCGGCGCGCGGGCCTACCTCCAGGCACAGCCCTTGTTCCTGTTTCCCGCCACCTGGTTGTCCGATCACGACGCGCAGCTTTGCGCTGAACTAGAGACGCACCTGGCGCACTGGCCCGGCGACGCGACGATCGAAGCCAGGATCACGGCAGTGGCAGCGTTCGATGCGTCGGCGTGGTTGCACGAGATCGGCAGTCCGGTGCTGTTCGTGTGTGCCGTGGACGATCTCCTGGTGCCTTGGACGTGCTCGGCGCGAATGGTGGAGCGGCTCGGCGCATCGGCGGAACTGGTGCGGTTCGCCCATGGCGGACATGCCTGCAACGTGACCGAGGCAGAGCGCTTCAACGAAGCCGTCCTGGGGTTCCTGACAACATGA
- a CDS encoding acyltransferase, which produces MLRLLLALAVLVSHAGLQGRPLLVDGPVAVQIFYIVSGFYMGLVLNERYDRLALNRVFYVNRLARIYPVYFAFLALYLAVFALLQWSTGTSPLAPYFGAGVSIADKVLLGLLNLTVVGQDLTFYLAPADGHLVRSAMPFQQGGHEVFRFMAIPMAWSLALELYFYAVAPFIARRPVRQIACVMVLSLLARIVAACAGVSADPFSYRFFPFELALFLAGVLGYRAWAASPRAWQGTRPRLLAVAAVAAVVFYPVLLGNWSEIAFFTPARVTTLALMAVALPAIHECSRNWRADRRIGELSFPLYLGHLLVLGLIPRTGMLESHPLLYLAAAITVSGLLAWFVVRFVESGVERWRRRNAARAGAVDRAQEPPRVPDIERTYKPPCPVHLSACQGSVAA; this is translated from the coding sequence TTGTTGCGGCTACTTCTGGCGCTTGCGGTGCTAGTCAGCCATGCTGGCTTGCAGGGCCGCCCGCTGCTCGTCGATGGCCCCGTGGCAGTGCAGATCTTCTACATCGTTTCAGGCTTCTACATGGGCCTGGTACTGAACGAACGCTACGATCGGCTGGCCCTCAACAGGGTGTTCTACGTGAACCGGCTGGCGCGCATCTATCCAGTCTACTTCGCCTTCCTCGCGCTCTATCTTGCCGTTTTCGCATTGCTGCAGTGGAGCACTGGCACCTCGCCATTAGCGCCATACTTTGGGGCCGGCGTGAGCATTGCCGACAAGGTCCTGCTGGGGCTGCTGAACCTGACCGTCGTGGGGCAGGACCTCACCTTTTACCTCGCTCCGGCAGACGGGCATCTGGTGCGAAGCGCCATGCCGTTCCAGCAAGGCGGCCACGAGGTGTTCCGCTTCATGGCCATTCCGATGGCATGGTCGCTCGCGCTGGAGCTGTACTTCTACGCCGTCGCGCCGTTCATCGCCCGCCGTCCGGTTCGGCAGATCGCGTGCGTGATGGTACTCTCGCTGCTCGCCCGGATCGTGGCAGCGTGCGCGGGCGTGAGCGCCGATCCATTCAGCTACCGCTTCTTCCCGTTCGAGCTTGCCCTCTTCCTGGCAGGTGTCCTCGGCTATCGAGCGTGGGCGGCATCGCCCCGGGCATGGCAAGGCACGCGTCCAAGGCTGCTCGCCGTCGCCGCCGTGGCCGCGGTCGTGTTCTACCCCGTCCTGCTCGGAAATTGGTCGGAGATCGCGTTCTTCACGCCGGCGCGCGTGACGACGCTCGCCCTCATGGCGGTCGCTCTCCCTGCGATCCACGAGTGTAGCCGCAACTGGCGGGCTGACCGCAGGATCGGCGAATTGTCGTTCCCGCTCTACCTTGGTCACCTTCTCGTCCTGGGTTTGATCCCCAGGACCGGCATGCTGGAGAGCCATCCGCTGCTTTATCTTGCGGCTGCCATCACCGTCAGCGGCCTTCTGGCCTGGTTCGTGGTGCGGTTCGTCGAGAGCGGCGTCGAGCGCTGGCGCCGTCGCAACGCCGCGCGAGCTGGAGCAGTGGACCGCGCTCAGGAGCCTCCGCGCGTCCCCGACATCGAGCGCACTTACAAGCCACCATGCCCGGTGCACCTGTCCGCTTGCCAAGGGAGCGTCGCTGCCTGA